In a single window of the Erinaceus europaeus chromosome 21, mEriEur2.1, whole genome shotgun sequence genome:
- the MBD4 gene encoding methyl-CpG-binding domain protein 4 isoform X3: MEAASLEGRGAAPCDPRQEDIAVGSGRVGDDEKQMMVGSSSECNSGPQESTASAQSGGMPVTECHRPVPCGWERIVKQRLSGKTAGRYDVYLISPQGLKFRSKSSLANYLLKNGETYLKPEDFDFTVPSKKGLKPEHKHCSRAALSSPQPQGESGNSSQNLKTPRKWEKDVCPLPSGTSESQASKELSDVSSTHLLLKEVIANDADSKKGRKSKRKPTDLNGIKTEKSNAGCQKCLPDTIRRTRKRKAVYSQADTGAEARVEGSHLARTSCIPDASESNEAPAVTSKEKKLEKQNPLSSGPNFPCEQIASDTSDKLCPTEEAERSKHDGPFIDSMERRTEVEVPERKEDLHIDNLKCGSEVNGSCPQTEKEFPPVKLSQESNFPRMHREKRKTSLYFSNKYNREALSPPRRKAFKKWTPPRSPFNLIQETLFHDPWKLLIATIFLNRTSGKMAIPVLWEFLEKYPSAEVARAADWRDVSELLKPLGLYDLRAKTIIKFSDEYLTKQWRYPIELHGIGKYGNDSYRIFCVNEWKQGLCLLKCCVSSRCTLKTTSSISITTGFGRTMRS, encoded by the exons GAAGACATCGCTGTGGGATCAGGAAGGGTAGGAGATGATGAGAAACAAATGATGGTAGGAAGCAGCAGTGAATGTAATTCTGGGccacaagaatccactgcttctgcccAGTCTGGTGGCATGCCAGTAACAGAATGCCACAGGCCtgtcccctgtgggtgggaaagAATCGTGAAGCAAAGGTTATCTGGGAAGACAGCAGGAAGATACGATGTATATTTGATCAG CccccaaggactcaagttcagatCAAAAAGTTCACTTGCTAATTATCTTCTCAAAAATGGAGAGACTTATCTTAAGCCAGAAGATTTTGATTTCACTGTACCTTCTAAAAAGGGCCTCAAGCCAGAACATAAGCACTGCAGCAGGGCAGCTCTGTCATCACCCCAACCCCAGGGGGAAAGTGGTAACTCAAGCCAGAACCTCAAGACACCAAGGAAATGGGAAAAGGACGTGTGTCCTCTGCCAAGTGGTACTTCTGAGTCGCAGGCAAGCAAAGAGCTGTCTGATGTGAGCTCCACCCACTTGCTTTTGAAAGAAGTGATTGCTAACGATGCTGACTCCAAGAAGGGCAGAAAATCCAAAAGAAAGCCAACAGATTTGAATGGAATTAAGACTGAGAAATCTAATGCCGGATGCCAGAAGTGTCTTCCAGATACCATTCGGagaaccagaaagagaaaagctGTGTATAGTCAAGCAGACACTGGAGCTGAAGCCCGTGTAGAAGGAAGCCACCTTGCCAGAACCTCCTGCATTCCCGATGCCAGTGAGAGCAACGaggcccctgctgtgaccagTAAAGAGAAGAAACTGGAAAAACAAAACCCTTTGAGTTCAGGGCCAAATTTTCCTTGTGAACAAATAGCTTCTGACACCTCAGACAAATTGTGCCCAACCGAAGAAGCAGAGCGCAGCAAGCATGACGGCCCCTTTATAGACTCAATGGAAAGGAGGACAGAAGTAGAAGTCccggaaaggaaggaagatttgCATATTGACAATTTAAAGTGTGGCTCTGAAGTGAATGGCAGCTGCCCGCAAACTGAAAAAGAATTTCCTCCTGTGAAACTGTCTCAAG AAAGCAACTTCCCCCGGATGcacagagaaaagaggaaaacaagCCTGTATTTCTCCAACAAATACAACAGAGAAG CCCTTAGCCCACCACGTCGCAAGGCCTTCAAGAAGTGGACACCTCCCCGCTCACCCTTCAATCTCATCCAAGAGACGCTCTTTCACGACCCGTGGAAGCTCCTCATCGCGACCATATTTCTCAACCGGACTTCGG GAAAAATGGCGATCCCAGTACTTTGGGAGTTTCTGGAGAAATACCCTTCAGCTGAGGTTGCACGAGCTGCAGACTGGAGAGATGTGTCAGAGCTCCTTAAACCTCTCGGTCTGTATGATCTCCGAGCAAAGACAATCATCAAGTTTTCAG ATGAATACCTGACAAAGCAGTGGCGATACCCCATTGAGCTTCACGGCATTGGCAAGTATGGCAACGACTCCTACCGGATTTTTTGTGTCAATGAGTGGAAGCAG GGGCTCTGTCTCCTGAAGTGCTGTGTCTCCTCCAGGTGCACCCTGAAGACCACAAGCTCAATAAGTATCACGACTGGCTTTGGGAGAACCATGAGAAGTTAA
- the MBD4 gene encoding methyl-CpG-binding domain protein 4 isoform X2, translating to MEAASLEGRGAAPCDPRQEDIAVGSGRVGDDEKQMMVGSSSECNSGPQESTASAQSGGMPVTECHRPVPCGWERIVKQRLSGKTAGRYDVYLISPQGLKFRSKSSLANYLLKNGETYLKPEDFDFTVPSKKGLKPEHKHCSRAALSSPQPQGESGNSSQNLKTPRKWEKDVCPLPSGTSESQASKELSDVSSTHLLLKEVIANDADSKKGRKSKRKPTDLNGIKTEKSNAGCQKCLPDTIRRTRKRKAVYSQADTGAEARVEGSHLARTSCIPDASESNEAPAVTSKEKKLEKQNPLSSGPNFPCEQIASDTSDKLCPTEEAERSKHDGPFIDSMERRTEVEVPERKEDLHIDNLKCGSEVNGSCPQTEKEFPPVKLSQESNFPRMHREKRKTSLYFSNKYNREALSPPRRKAFKKWTPPRSPFNLIQETLFHDPWKLLIATIFLNRTSGKMAIPVLWEFLEKYPSAEVARAADWRDVSELLKPLGLYDLRAKTIIKFSDEYLTKQWRYPIELHGIGKYGNDSYRIFCVNEWKQGLCLLTGALSPEVLCLLQVHPEDHKLNKYHDWLWENHEKLSLS from the exons GAAGACATCGCTGTGGGATCAGGAAGGGTAGGAGATGATGAGAAACAAATGATGGTAGGAAGCAGCAGTGAATGTAATTCTGGGccacaagaatccactgcttctgcccAGTCTGGTGGCATGCCAGTAACAGAATGCCACAGGCCtgtcccctgtgggtgggaaagAATCGTGAAGCAAAGGTTATCTGGGAAGACAGCAGGAAGATACGATGTATATTTGATCAG CccccaaggactcaagttcagatCAAAAAGTTCACTTGCTAATTATCTTCTCAAAAATGGAGAGACTTATCTTAAGCCAGAAGATTTTGATTTCACTGTACCTTCTAAAAAGGGCCTCAAGCCAGAACATAAGCACTGCAGCAGGGCAGCTCTGTCATCACCCCAACCCCAGGGGGAAAGTGGTAACTCAAGCCAGAACCTCAAGACACCAAGGAAATGGGAAAAGGACGTGTGTCCTCTGCCAAGTGGTACTTCTGAGTCGCAGGCAAGCAAAGAGCTGTCTGATGTGAGCTCCACCCACTTGCTTTTGAAAGAAGTGATTGCTAACGATGCTGACTCCAAGAAGGGCAGAAAATCCAAAAGAAAGCCAACAGATTTGAATGGAATTAAGACTGAGAAATCTAATGCCGGATGCCAGAAGTGTCTTCCAGATACCATTCGGagaaccagaaagagaaaagctGTGTATAGTCAAGCAGACACTGGAGCTGAAGCCCGTGTAGAAGGAAGCCACCTTGCCAGAACCTCCTGCATTCCCGATGCCAGTGAGAGCAACGaggcccctgctgtgaccagTAAAGAGAAGAAACTGGAAAAACAAAACCCTTTGAGTTCAGGGCCAAATTTTCCTTGTGAACAAATAGCTTCTGACACCTCAGACAAATTGTGCCCAACCGAAGAAGCAGAGCGCAGCAAGCATGACGGCCCCTTTATAGACTCAATGGAAAGGAGGACAGAAGTAGAAGTCccggaaaggaaggaagatttgCATATTGACAATTTAAAGTGTGGCTCTGAAGTGAATGGCAGCTGCCCGCAAACTGAAAAAGAATTTCCTCCTGTGAAACTGTCTCAAG AAAGCAACTTCCCCCGGATGcacagagaaaagaggaaaacaagCCTGTATTTCTCCAACAAATACAACAGAGAAG CCCTTAGCCCACCACGTCGCAAGGCCTTCAAGAAGTGGACACCTCCCCGCTCACCCTTCAATCTCATCCAAGAGACGCTCTTTCACGACCCGTGGAAGCTCCTCATCGCGACCATATTTCTCAACCGGACTTCGG GAAAAATGGCGATCCCAGTACTTTGGGAGTTTCTGGAGAAATACCCTTCAGCTGAGGTTGCACGAGCTGCAGACTGGAGAGATGTGTCAGAGCTCCTTAAACCTCTCGGTCTGTATGATCTCCGAGCAAAGACAATCATCAAGTTTTCAG ATGAATACCTGACAAAGCAGTGGCGATACCCCATTGAGCTTCACGGCATTGGCAAGTATGGCAACGACTCCTACCGGATTTTTTGTGTCAATGAGTGGAAGCAG GGGCTCTGTCTCCTCACAGGGGCTCTGTCTCCTGAAGTGCTGTGTCTCCTCCAGGTGCACCCTGAAGACCACAAGCTCAATAAGTATCACGACTGGCTTTGGGAGAACCATGAGAAGTTAAGCCTATCTTGA
- the MBD4 gene encoding methyl-CpG-binding domain protein 4 isoform X4, producing the protein MEAASLEGRGAAPCDPRQEDIAVGSGRVGDDEKQMMVGSSSECNSGPQESTASAQSGGMPVTECHRPVPCGWERIVKQRLSGKTAGRYDVYLISPQGLKFRSKSSLANYLLKNGETYLKPEDFDFTVPSKKGLKPEHKHCSRAALSSPQPQGESGNSSQNLKTPRKWEKDVCPLPSGTSESQASKELSDVSSTHLLLKEVIANDADSKKGRKSKRKPTDLNGIKTEKSNAGCQKCLPDTIRRTRKRKAVYSQADTGAEARVEGSHLARTSCIPDASESNEAPAVTSKEKKLEKQNPLSSGPNFPCEQIASDTSDKLCPTEEAERSKHDGPFIDSMERRTEVEVPERKEDLHIDNLKCGSEVNGSCPQTEKEFPPVKLSQESNFPRMHREKRKTSLYFSNKYNREALSPPRRKAFKKWTPPRSPFNLIQETLFHDPWKLLIATIFLNRTSGKMAIPVLWEFLEKYPSAEVARAADWRDVSELLKPLGLYDLRAKTIIKFSDEYLTKQWRYPIELHGIGKYGNDSYRIFCVNEWKQVHPEDHKLNKYHDWLWENHEKLSLS; encoded by the exons GAAGACATCGCTGTGGGATCAGGAAGGGTAGGAGATGATGAGAAACAAATGATGGTAGGAAGCAGCAGTGAATGTAATTCTGGGccacaagaatccactgcttctgcccAGTCTGGTGGCATGCCAGTAACAGAATGCCACAGGCCtgtcccctgtgggtgggaaagAATCGTGAAGCAAAGGTTATCTGGGAAGACAGCAGGAAGATACGATGTATATTTGATCAG CccccaaggactcaagttcagatCAAAAAGTTCACTTGCTAATTATCTTCTCAAAAATGGAGAGACTTATCTTAAGCCAGAAGATTTTGATTTCACTGTACCTTCTAAAAAGGGCCTCAAGCCAGAACATAAGCACTGCAGCAGGGCAGCTCTGTCATCACCCCAACCCCAGGGGGAAAGTGGTAACTCAAGCCAGAACCTCAAGACACCAAGGAAATGGGAAAAGGACGTGTGTCCTCTGCCAAGTGGTACTTCTGAGTCGCAGGCAAGCAAAGAGCTGTCTGATGTGAGCTCCACCCACTTGCTTTTGAAAGAAGTGATTGCTAACGATGCTGACTCCAAGAAGGGCAGAAAATCCAAAAGAAAGCCAACAGATTTGAATGGAATTAAGACTGAGAAATCTAATGCCGGATGCCAGAAGTGTCTTCCAGATACCATTCGGagaaccagaaagagaaaagctGTGTATAGTCAAGCAGACACTGGAGCTGAAGCCCGTGTAGAAGGAAGCCACCTTGCCAGAACCTCCTGCATTCCCGATGCCAGTGAGAGCAACGaggcccctgctgtgaccagTAAAGAGAAGAAACTGGAAAAACAAAACCCTTTGAGTTCAGGGCCAAATTTTCCTTGTGAACAAATAGCTTCTGACACCTCAGACAAATTGTGCCCAACCGAAGAAGCAGAGCGCAGCAAGCATGACGGCCCCTTTATAGACTCAATGGAAAGGAGGACAGAAGTAGAAGTCccggaaaggaaggaagatttgCATATTGACAATTTAAAGTGTGGCTCTGAAGTGAATGGCAGCTGCCCGCAAACTGAAAAAGAATTTCCTCCTGTGAAACTGTCTCAAG AAAGCAACTTCCCCCGGATGcacagagaaaagaggaaaacaagCCTGTATTTCTCCAACAAATACAACAGAGAAG CCCTTAGCCCACCACGTCGCAAGGCCTTCAAGAAGTGGACACCTCCCCGCTCACCCTTCAATCTCATCCAAGAGACGCTCTTTCACGACCCGTGGAAGCTCCTCATCGCGACCATATTTCTCAACCGGACTTCGG GAAAAATGGCGATCCCAGTACTTTGGGAGTTTCTGGAGAAATACCCTTCAGCTGAGGTTGCACGAGCTGCAGACTGGAGAGATGTGTCAGAGCTCCTTAAACCTCTCGGTCTGTATGATCTCCGAGCAAAGACAATCATCAAGTTTTCAG ATGAATACCTGACAAAGCAGTGGCGATACCCCATTGAGCTTCACGGCATTGGCAAGTATGGCAACGACTCCTACCGGATTTTTTGTGTCAATGAGTGGAAGCAG GTGCACCCTGAAGACCACAAGCTCAATAAGTATCACGACTGGCTTTGGGAGAACCATGAGAAGTTAAGCCTATCTTGA
- the MBD4 gene encoding methyl-CpG-binding domain protein 4 isoform X1 produces the protein MEAASLEGRGAAPCDPRQEDIAVGSGRVGDDEKQMMVGSSSECNSGPQESTASAQSGGMPVTECHRPVPCGWERIVKQRLSGKTAGRYDVYLISPQGLKFRSKSSLANYLLKNGETYLKPEDFDFTVPSKKGLKPEHKHCSRAALSSPQPQGESGNSSQNLKTPRKWEKDVCPLPSGTSESQASKELSDVSSTHLLLKEVIANDADSKKGRKSKRKPTDLNGIKTEKSNAGCQKCLPDTIRRTRKRKAVYSQADTGAEARVEGSHLARTSCIPDASESNEAPAVTSKEKKLEKQNPLSSGPNFPCEQIASDTSDKLCPTEEAERSKHDGPFIDSMERRTEVEVPERKEDLHIDNLKCGSEVNGSCPQTEKEFPPVKLSQESNFPRMHREKRKTSLYFSNKYNREALSPPRRKAFKKWTPPRSPFNLIQETLFHDPWKLLIATIFLNRTSGKMAIPVLWEFLEKYPSAEVARAADWRDVSELLKPLGLYDLRAKTIIKFSDEYLTKQWRYPIELHGIGKYGNDSYRIFCVNEWKQLSCEDTTKESPARRGERSVLSVMWQLMRGSLALGPGRLCGSSAGQLGELGMCLCLAPSLTVHLPLSLMAQW, from the exons GAAGACATCGCTGTGGGATCAGGAAGGGTAGGAGATGATGAGAAACAAATGATGGTAGGAAGCAGCAGTGAATGTAATTCTGGGccacaagaatccactgcttctgcccAGTCTGGTGGCATGCCAGTAACAGAATGCCACAGGCCtgtcccctgtgggtgggaaagAATCGTGAAGCAAAGGTTATCTGGGAAGACAGCAGGAAGATACGATGTATATTTGATCAG CccccaaggactcaagttcagatCAAAAAGTTCACTTGCTAATTATCTTCTCAAAAATGGAGAGACTTATCTTAAGCCAGAAGATTTTGATTTCACTGTACCTTCTAAAAAGGGCCTCAAGCCAGAACATAAGCACTGCAGCAGGGCAGCTCTGTCATCACCCCAACCCCAGGGGGAAAGTGGTAACTCAAGCCAGAACCTCAAGACACCAAGGAAATGGGAAAAGGACGTGTGTCCTCTGCCAAGTGGTACTTCTGAGTCGCAGGCAAGCAAAGAGCTGTCTGATGTGAGCTCCACCCACTTGCTTTTGAAAGAAGTGATTGCTAACGATGCTGACTCCAAGAAGGGCAGAAAATCCAAAAGAAAGCCAACAGATTTGAATGGAATTAAGACTGAGAAATCTAATGCCGGATGCCAGAAGTGTCTTCCAGATACCATTCGGagaaccagaaagagaaaagctGTGTATAGTCAAGCAGACACTGGAGCTGAAGCCCGTGTAGAAGGAAGCCACCTTGCCAGAACCTCCTGCATTCCCGATGCCAGTGAGAGCAACGaggcccctgctgtgaccagTAAAGAGAAGAAACTGGAAAAACAAAACCCTTTGAGTTCAGGGCCAAATTTTCCTTGTGAACAAATAGCTTCTGACACCTCAGACAAATTGTGCCCAACCGAAGAAGCAGAGCGCAGCAAGCATGACGGCCCCTTTATAGACTCAATGGAAAGGAGGACAGAAGTAGAAGTCccggaaaggaaggaagatttgCATATTGACAATTTAAAGTGTGGCTCTGAAGTGAATGGCAGCTGCCCGCAAACTGAAAAAGAATTTCCTCCTGTGAAACTGTCTCAAG AAAGCAACTTCCCCCGGATGcacagagaaaagaggaaaacaagCCTGTATTTCTCCAACAAATACAACAGAGAAG CCCTTAGCCCACCACGTCGCAAGGCCTTCAAGAAGTGGACACCTCCCCGCTCACCCTTCAATCTCATCCAAGAGACGCTCTTTCACGACCCGTGGAAGCTCCTCATCGCGACCATATTTCTCAACCGGACTTCGG GAAAAATGGCGATCCCAGTACTTTGGGAGTTTCTGGAGAAATACCCTTCAGCTGAGGTTGCACGAGCTGCAGACTGGAGAGATGTGTCAGAGCTCCTTAAACCTCTCGGTCTGTATGATCTCCGAGCAAAGACAATCATCAAGTTTTCAG ATGAATACCTGACAAAGCAGTGGCGATACCCCATTGAGCTTCACGGCATTGGCAAGTATGGCAACGACTCCTACCGGATTTTTTGTGTCAATGAGTGGAAGCAG TTGTCATGTGAAGATACCACCAAAGAATCTCCAGCCAGACGTGGCGAGAGGAGCGTCCTCAGTGTGATGTGGCAACTAATGAGAGGATCTCTGGCTCTGGGGCCAGGGAGGCTCTGCGGTTCTTCAGCAGGACAGCTCGGAGAACTTGGCATGTGTCtatgtctcgctccctctctcactGTTCATCTGCCTCTCTCGCTCATGGCTCAGTGGTGA